The Homoserinimonas aerilata nucleotide sequence CGACATGCTCGTGCAGACCGCCGACCGCATGGGGATCAGCTACGACGAGTTCGCGTCGAAGATGGTGGCAGAAACGGCTGTCGCCCGCATGGGCCAGCCCGAGGACATCGCCGCCGCCGTCGCATTCTTCGCGAGGGATGACGCCTCATTCGTCACGGGCCAGATACTGTACGTCGCGGGAGGACCGTACGCGTGAGCGTCGAATCGCGACAGGTGGCGGTCGAGCGGAGGGAGTGGCCGTGCTGGGGTTGATGCAGTCCGTTCCTCTGTCCATCCCGATGATCTTCCACCGGGCGGAGCAGATCTCCGGCATGAAGCGCATCACGACGGCGGAGGCCGGAGCCGTGCGACACACCACCGTCGCGGAGTGGGCGGTTCGGGTGCGTCGACTGGCCGCCGCATTGGATGCCCTGGATGTTCCGGCGCGCGCTCGGGTGGCCACTTTCGCCTGGAACACCGACCGGCATCTCGAACTGTATTTCGCGGTGCCCTGCGCCGACCGGGTGCTCCACCCGTTGAACATCAGGATGAGCGCAGAGCAGCTCCGGCATGTCATCGAGGAGGCACAGGACGACGTGATCGTCGTCGAGTTGTCGCTGCTCGAGCGCATCTGGCCGCTCGCCGAGAGGCTCGACAGAATTCGCCACTGGGTTGTCATCGACGACGGTTCTGGCGCCGACCGGCCCGATGATGACCGCATCATCGACTACGAAGAACTGCTGAGCAGTGTGGAGCCGTTCTCGGGGCGCTTCAGTGTCGAGGACGAGACTTCCGCTGCCAGCATCTGCCACACATCCGGCACGACGGGCAATCCGAAGGGGGTTGTCTATTCCCACCGCTCGACCGTGCTGCACTCACTCGGCGGCATGGCTGCGGGCTTGGTCGGCATTTCGGAGCGCGACACGGTCATGCCGATCGTTCCCATGTTCCACGCCAACGGCTGGGGGCTGCCGTACACGGCGCTCTTCGCGGGGGCCGACCTCGTGCTGCCGGGCTCTGATCTCTCGCCTCGCTCGCTGCTGCGATTGGTCGAGGACCATCGCGTGTCCGTGATGGCCGCCGTCCCGGCGATCTGGAGTGGGATGCTGCCTCAGTTGGAGGAGGCCGATCTGAGCTCACTGCGCATCGTGCTCGGCGGCGGGTCCGCCACGCCTCCCCCGCTTGCGGCGGAGTGGGAGCGGCGTGTCGGTGTTCCGATCATGCACACCTGGGGAATGACCGAGCTGAACCCGACAGGGGCGATCGGCGGCCTGCGCAGCTATCACGACGGCGTATCGCAGGCCGAGCGAGAGAAGGTTCTCGCCCGGCAGGGGCAGCCTGCGTTGTTCGTGGAGCTACGGGTGGCGGATGTCGACTCGGGCCTCCTGCTTCCTCACGATGACGTGTCGACGGGCGAGTTGCAGGCGCACGGCCCCACAGTGGCTGCGGCGTACCTCGGTGACGTCGGCCATGAGCTTCTGACGGATGACGGCTGGCTGCGCACGGGAGACATCGCAAGCATCGATGAATTCGGTTATGTGACCATCCACGATCGCATCAAGGACCTGATCAAGTCCGGCGGTGAGTGGATTCCGTCGATCGACCTGGAGAATGCGATCTGTGCCCTTCCCTCGGTGGCCGAGGCGGCCGTGGTGGCGCGCCCCGATCCGAAATGGCTGGAGCGCCCGGTTGCGTTCGTCGTCATGCAGCGAGGTGAGTCCGGGTCGGCACAGTCGATCCTCGATGAACTCAGGAACAGGGTTCCGAAGTGGTGGTTGCCCGATGAGATCAGGTTCATCGATGCTCTCCCGCGGAACACGACAGGAAAGGTCGCCAAGGATGTGCTGAGGACCCTCGCTACTTCCCCGAATCGCGGATGAACTGCTCCAGCAGTTCGCGCGCCACAGGGTCGGGCAGCTGCTTCGCCGGGGACTTCATGAAGTAGGCGGATGCCGCCTCCAGTGGCCCCGCGATGCCCGCGTCGAGCGCGAGCTTCGCTGCCCGCACCGCGTCGATGATGACGCCGGCCGAGTTGGGCGAGTCCCACACCTCGAGCTTGTATTCGAGGCTCGTGGGCGCGTTGCCGAAGCCGTGGCCCTCGAGCCGCACGTAGGCGACCTTGCGGTCGGTGAGCCACGGAACATGGTCGCTCGGGCCGATGTGCACATTGTCGGGGTCGATGGTGGCGTCGAGGTTGCTGGTGACTGCCTGCGTCTTGGAGATCTTCTTCGATTCGAGCCTGCGACGTTCGAGCATGTTCTTGAAGTCCATGTTGCCGCCGACGTTGAGCTGGTAGGTGCGGTCGAGCACGAGCCCGCGCTCCTCGAACAGTCGGGCGAGCACGCGGTGGGTGATGGTCGCGCCGAGCTGGCTCTTGATGTCGTCGCCGACGATGGGCAGGCCCGCGTCGACGAACTTCTGCGCCCACACGGGGTCGCTGGCGATGAAGACGGGCAGTGCGTTGACGACGGCGACGCCGGCATCCAGGGCGGCCTGGGCGTAGTGGCGGGCGGCCTCCTCCGACCCCACGGGGAGGTATATGACGAGAACGTCGGCGCGGGAATCGCGCAGGGCCTGGGCGACGTCGACCGGATGCTCGGAGGACTCCTCGATGCTGTCGCGGTAGTACTCCCCCAGGCCGTCGAGCGTCGGGCCGCGCTGCACGGTGACGCCTGTGGGGGTGACGTCGGCGAAGCGGTAGGTGTCGTTCTGGCCGGCCCACATGGCCTCGGCGAGGTCGAGGCCGACCTTGGTCGCATCGACGTCGAATGCGGCGACGAATTCGACGTCGCCGACGCCGTAGCCGCCGAAGCGGGTGTGCATGAGGCCGGGCACCACGTCGCCGTCGGCGGCATCGCGATAGAACGTCACCCCTTGGATGAGAGAGTTCGCGCAGTTACCGACGCCCGCGAGGGCAACCCGAATCGACATGGAAATAGTTCTCCTTGATAGTGAAAGCTTGTTCTGACTACACTAGGCAGGTTGTGTGCGTGCGCCATTCGGCGCCTCCGCAGACAGCAGATGCCTCAACCCTCCTGTCACAGACCGTCTGTGACCGTTTAGTCCGAAGGAGGTGGGTTAGTTATGCATCAGTACGAACTAATGGTAATTCTCGATCCTGAGATCGATGAGCGCACCGTGGCCCCCAGTCTGGACAAGTTCCTGAATGTCATCCGCAACGATGGTGGAACCATCGACAAGGTCGACATCTGGGGCAAGCGTCGTCTTGCCTACGAGATCAACAAGAAGTCCGAGGGCATCTACGCCGTCGTCGACATGACTGCGAATGCGGATGCGACGGTCGAGCTCGACCGCCAGCTGAAGCTCAGCGAGGCTGTCATGCGCACCAAGGTGCTGCGTGCCGAAGAGGCCATCGCTCAGGTGGCTGCCGCCACCAAGCTCTCGGAGGAGAAGGCGGCCCGCAAGGCTGCTGCCACCCCGAAGGCCGCAGAGGCGCCGAAGGCTGCCGAGGCTCCGAAGGCCGCTGCCCCGAAGGCCGCTCCTGAGGCTGCAGAAGCCGCGAAGAGCGAGTAGTCGATGGCCGGCGAAACCGTAATCACTGTGGTGGGCAACCTCACCAGCGATCCGGAGCTGCGGTACACGCAGAACGGGCTGGCGGTTGCCAACTTCACCATCGCATCCACTCCCCGCACCTTCGACCGTGCGAGCAATGAGTGGAAGGATGGCGAGGCGCTGTTCCTGCGGGCATCCGTGTGGCGCGAGTTCGCCGAGCATGTGGCCGGGTCCCTGACCAAGGGGTCCCGCGTCATTGCCACGGGCCGTCTCAAGCAGCGCAACTACGAGACCAAAGAGGGCGAGAAGCGCACAAGCTTCGAGATCGAGATCGACGAGATCGGTCCCAGCCTTCGCTACGCCACGGCGCAGCTCACCCGCACGTCCTCCGGGCGTGAGGGTGGTGGCGGTGGCGGTGGCCAGCGTGGTCAGGTCGCGGACGAGCCGTGGGCTGCAGCTGCACCCGCCAGTTCAACCTCTGGTGGCGACGTGTGGAACACGCCGGGCAACTACAGCGACGAGACACCCTTCTAGCCCGCGCCCGCGCGAGCATTCATCTTTACCGAAAGTAGGAAACCATGGCAGGAAAGAGCAGCGGCGACCGCCGCAAGCCCCTCCGCAACATGAAGGGCGGCAAGAACGCCGCCCCCGCGAAGTCCATTCGCGTCGGCGTCATCGATTACAAGGATGTCGCCACCCTCCGCAAGTTCATCTCGGAGCGGGGAAAGATCCGCGCCCGTCGAATCACCGGTGTCTCCGTCCAGGAGCAGCGGCTCATCGCCCGTGCGGTCAAGAACGCACGTGAGATGGCGCTGCTTCCCTACGCCGGCTCAGGCCGTTAGGAGCCAGTGATATGTCCAAGTTGATTCTGACGCACGAGGTCACAGGCCTCGGCACCCCCGGCGACATCGTCGAGGTCAAGAACGGTTTCGCCCGCAACTACCTGGTTCCCCAGGGTCTTGCTGTGGCGTGGAGCCGTGGCGGCGAGAAGCAGATCGAGCAGATCAAGGCGGCTCGTTCAGCTCGCGAGCACGCGACCGTTGAGGAGGCCAAGGACCTCAAGCTGAAGCTTGAGGCCACCAAGGTCAAGCTGACGATCAAGGCCGGCAAGGAGGGTCGTCTCTTCGGTTCGGTCAAGAACGCCGACATCGCGGATGCGGTCGCCGCAGCCGGTATCGGAACGGTCGACAAGCGCAAGATCGAGATCACCTCTCCGATCAAGGTGACGGGCGAGCACGAGGCGACTGTTCGCCTGCGTGACGACCTCGTCGCGACGATCACCATTCAGGTGGTTGCGGCCAAGTAGTTTTGTGGTTTCCCGGTCTCCGGGAGCGGATGGCGGTGGGCTTCGGCCCGCCGCCATCTGTCGTTTCCGGGCGCAGTTGTCAAGCGTTGTACCCATATTTGTGCACAGCATGGGCGACAGGGGAGCAACCTTCAAGTGCAACTGTAAACATCTTTCTACACACATGGTGTGAATAGAGAAATCCCTGATCAGACGGCACTTATTGCTCAGATTTCTTCTGTTCTCCACAGTTCAGTCCACAGCTTGTTCACACGCGTCCCGGCGTTTCGCCCGATTCCTCCACAGAGTTATCCACAGGGTGGTTTGTGGTGGGGTGATTCGGTTCCTATCGTTGTGCAGCAGGCGCGTCAGCGGGTAGGTCGCGGCTACTGTGGCTCGGGGACATATCGAGTCGGTAGGCATGGCGGAGGGGTTCCGCGCATGCAGGCGATCCCCAGGCTTCACGGGCACGGCAGGGTGTCGGATGACCGATGTCGGGGGCGGACTGTAGAACAGTCCTGAGAAGAGGTACGGAATTGTCGATAGCGCACTTGGGACTCGCAGGGTCTTCCGAGAGGAGCTCAGAGCAGCGTCCGTCAGAGCGCACTCCCCCGCACGATCTGCTCGCCGAGCAGAGTGCTCTGGGCGGCATGATGCTGAGCAAGGATGCCACGGCTGACGTCATCGAGTCTGTTCGCGCCATCGACTTCTACATCCCCAAGCACGAGATCATCTTCGACGCCATCCTCAGCCTCTACTCGCACGGCGAGCCGACCGATGTGATCGCCGTCACCGACGAGCTCACCAAGACGGGCGAGCTGACCAGGGCCGGTGGAGCTGACTACCTGCACACGCTCACGGGCGTCGTGCCGACCGCCGCGAATGCCGGCTTCTATGCGAGCATCGTCGCCGAGAAGGCGGTGCTGCGCAGGCTCGTCGAGGCGGGCACCCGCATCGTGCAGATGGGCTACGCGAGCGAGGGCGAGGTCGTCGACCTCGTCAACAACGCGCAGGCCGAGATCTACGCTGTCGCCGGCGGAGTCGAGGCGGAGGACTTCATTCCTCTGACGGTCGCTGTCACGACGGCCATCGACGAGATCGAGGCGGCCAAGGGCAACGACGGCTCCATGACGGGCGTGCCGACCGGTTTTGCCGAGCTCGACGACCTCACGAACGGCTTCCACCCGGGGCAGATGATCATCGTCGCCGCTCGACCTGCTCTCGGAAAGTCGACGCTCGCCCTCGACTTCGCTCGCGCCGCATCCATCAAGCACGACATGCCCTCGATCTTCTTCTCGCTCGAGATGGGCCGCTCCGAGATCGCCATGCGCCTGCTCTCCGCCGAGGCGGCCGTTCCCCTGCAGAGCATGCGCAAGGGAACGGTGGATGCCCGCGACTGGACCACGATCGCATCCACCCGTGGCCGCATCAACGACGCGCCCCTCTACATCGACGACAGCCCCAATATGACCCTGGTCGAGATCCGTGCCAAGTGCCGGCGTCTCAAGCAGAAGGTCGGGCTCAAGATGATCATCATCGACTACATGCAGCTGATGACATCCGGCAAGCGCGTCGAGTCGCGACAGCAGGAGGTCAGTGAGTTCTCGCGTGCGCTGAAGCTGCTCGCCAAGGAGCTGCAGGTTCCGGTCATCGCGCTGTCGCAGCTCAACCGTGGGCCGGAGCAGCGCACCGACAAGATGCCAGCGCTCAGCGACCTGCGAGAGTCCGGATCGCTGGAGCAGGACGCCGACATGGTCATCCTGCTGCACAGGGAGAGCGCCTACGAGAAGGAGAACCCGCGCGCGGGCGAAGCCGACCTGATCGTCGCCAAGCACCGCAACGGGCCGACCCGCACCGTCACGGTTGCCTTCCAGGGCCACTTCTCCCGCTTCACGGACATGGCGCCGGCGTAGCGCCAGCATCCCTCCGTGATGCGCGACGAACGGAGGGTTCGCGGCCTGAGGCGACACCTCGGATGCCGTCCCTCGGGCCGGGGTCGGGCACAGGGACGCGGCGATAGACTGGCTGGGTTCGTCTATCAGGAAGAGGGCCCGTGTCGACTCTGCAGGATCCGGTCGAGAAGACAGTCGCGGGCCGACCCGGCGGCGTCTGGATACTCGACCTCGGCCGCGCCGTCCCCGCACTCGGCGCAGGGCTCGCCATAACCTTCATGCAGGATCACTCGGCCACGGTCGGCTCACTCGTCTTCGGCATCTTCGCGCTCGCCAGCGGCGTGGTGCTCGCTGCCTTCGGTGGGCGCGCACTGGCGCCGGGGGCCACGCGCACCGTCATCATCATCCAGGGCATCGTGACCGCGATGCTCGGTGGCGCGGGGATCACATTCGGCACCGGTGCGGGCGTGACGCCCGGCGGGCTGAGTGAGTTCCTGCTCCTGCTCACCGTGTTCGCCGCCATCACCGGATTCCTCGAACTGTATGCGGGTCTCCGCAGCCGAGACAGCGCCATCGGGCGCGACTGGCTCACCGTGGGCGGCTTCACCGCCATCGCAGCCCTCGTCTTCCTCATCATCCCGCCCGACCCCATCCTCGCGACAGGCCTGTTCGGTGCCTACGCCGTGCTCGTCGGCGTGTACCACGTCATCGCCGGCCTCTCGCTGCGCTGGGCACAGACCTCTACGAAGAAGGGCGAGGCGACGGCATGAGCGCACCCCGCAACACACAACCCAGCCGCAAAGACCGCATGCGGCCGCTCGAGTACCTGCTCATCGGCGGCGGCATCTCCGTGTTCTCGGGGCTCATCACCCTCATGGTGACCCGCGATATCGAGATCACCGCGATCGTCACCGGCATCATCTTCATCCTGAGCATGATGACGCTGGCGCTGCTGGCGCTCGCCATGAAGCCAGACTCCGCCGAGCTCGACGACATCGACGCGCAGAACAAGCAGGGCGGCGGAGCGCCGCACTGACCCGCGGGTGAGTGGATCGCCTGTCACGGGCATCCGTCGCCCACCTGACACTTCGCGACAGGCCCGCCACCTGCGCTGGTACAGATCTGTCGCGAAGTGTCAGGTGAACGGGGGCGGAGTGCGGGGCGACCTACGCCGTTGGCGGGGTCTTCAGGTAGTCGACGAGGCCGCTCGCGAGGCCCGTGTAGGTGGCAGGTGTGAGCGCGGCGAGACGTTCTTTCGCGGCCGCCCCGATGTCGAGCCCCTCGACGAACGCGAGCAGCTGGGCATGATCGACCCGGTTGCCACGGGTGAGCTCCTTGAGCAGCGCGTACGGGTCCTTGATCTGGCTGCGACCAGCCGTGACCTCGGCCCGCACGACCGTCTGGATGGCCTCCGCGAGCACCTCCCAGTTGCTGTCGAGGTCGGCGGCGAGCTTCGCCTCGTTGAGGTTGATCTCGGCGAGCCCGCGCTGGATGTTGTCGATCGCCAGCAGCGAGTGGCCGAAGGCGACGCCGATGTTGCGCTGCGTGGTCGAGTCGGTGAGGTCACGCTGCAGGCGAGAGGTGACGAGCGTCTGGGCGAGCGATTCGAGCAGGGCGCCGGCCAGTTCGAGGTTGGCCTCCGCGTTCTCGAAGCGGATCGGGTTGATCTTGTGCGGCATCGTCGAGGAGCCCGTGGCGCCCTTCACGGGTGTCTGCGTGAAGTAGCCCATCGAGATGTAGGTCCAGACATCCGTGCACAGATTGTGCAGGATGCGCCCCGCATGGTTGACCGCCTGGTACAGCTCTGCCTGCCAGTCGTGTGACTCGATCTGGGTGGTGAGCGGGTTCCAGACGAGACCGAGGCCGGTGACGAACTCCTCCGACAGTGCGGGCCAGTCCTGCCCAGGGTCGGCCACCTGGTGGGCGGCGAAGGTTCCCGTGGCGCCGCTGAACTTGCCCAGATATTCGACCCGGTCGATGCGGGCGAGCACGCGGCGCAGGCGGTGCACGAACACGGCCAGCTCCTTGCCCATGGTGGTCGGCGTCGCAGGCTGCCCGTGGGTGAGCGCCAGCATGGGGGTGTCGCGGTAGTCGAGCGCGCGCTGCTCGAGCGTGTCGATGAGGGTGCGGATGCGCGGAAGCCAGGTGTCGGCGACGGCGGCCCGCACCGTGAGCGCGTAGGAGAGGTTGTTCACGTCTTCGCTCGTGCAGGCGAAGTGCGTGAGCTCGGCGATGGAGTCGAGGCCGAGCCGGCTGAGCTGGGCCCGCACATAGTATTCGACGGCCTTCACGTCGTGGCGGGTGACGGCCTCTTCGCGGGCGAGCGCGTCGATGGCCTCCTGCCCGAAGTCGGTGACGACGGCTCGCAGCGCCGCCTTCTGCTCGTCGCTGAGCGGCGAGGAGCCGAAGAGCGAGCGGTCGGTGAGGAACACGAGCCACTCGACCTCGACCTGCACGCGGGCGCGGTTGAGGCCGGCCTCGGAGAGCTGCTCACCGAGGTCTGACACGGCGGCGCGGTAGCGCCCGTCGAGCGGGCTGAGGGGCTGGGGGGGAAGGGGGGTCATGACACTCCTCGCCGGATGGCCGGCTCGATCTGGCGGAACAGGGCCGCGCTTGCCTGGTGGATTGTGCGGCGCACTGTTTCGAACAGCGCCGCATCGGAGTAGTAGGGGTCGGGGATGTCCAGTTGCTGCTGCTCCGGGTCGAAGCTCAGCAGCAGTTGGACTTTGCTGCGGTCGGTCTCGGTGCTGGCCCAGTTCTTGAGGATGCGCTCCTGGCTGCGGTCGAAGGCGACGACGAGGTCGAGTTTGTCGAACCAGTCGGGGTCGAACTGACGGGCCCTGTGCCCGGTTCCGTCGAAGCCGCCGTCGGCGAGCGTCGCGATGGTGCGCTCGTCGGAGCGTTCGCCGACATGCCAGTCGCCGGTTCCGGCGGACATCACGGCGATGGACTTGCTGTGGCCCGCCTTGGCGACCATGTCGCGGAACATGACCTCCGCCATCGGCGAGCGGCAGATGTTGCCCGTGCAGACGAAGCAGATTCTGAAGAGCGCCGACTCATCGAGGGTGCGGTCGAAGCTCATTGCCCCATTCTCTCGCAGTTCGCAGCCCCGCGCTGTCCCCCGGTCTCCCCGGGTTCCTTCGATCGGGGGGCAAGGGCGGCCCGCTTCTCCTCAGTTGCGCTGCGATGCACGCGTTCTTCACAGATCGCTCCGCGACGAGGGGCTCGGATGCGCGGGGCCGCAAGCATGGAACTGCGACACGCGATGGGCGGCGTCGCCGGGGCAACACGTTCGATCGAGGAGGACTGTCAGGGTATGAGGGATCAGGTGATCGACCAGCTGCACGGGCTGCGGCGGGTGAGGTCTCGCTGTGCGGAGGCCCTTGCCCTTCTGCCACAGGAGGGCACCGGGGAGTGGAGCGGGCCGGCGCGCCTGGCCTTCGACCTGTCGCTGTCCAAGCTCCGCTGGGAGGCCGTGCGTGCGCTCGACGCCCTCGATGCCGCGATCGCGCACAGCTCGAGCGCGCTCCGCGGCACGGATTGGGGCAGCAGATGAGTGACGACCTCTCCGTCTCCGGCGGCGGGATGCACAGGGTCACCACTGCGGAGATCGGCGGCTACTCCGCTCAGCTTCGGCAGTTGTCGGAGGAGGTGGCGAGCTGTCGGATGCTGCTCGACCGGGTCGATCGCGTGGTCACGGGAGAGGACATCGTCATGGCGAACCTCCCGTATTCGGCGGCGCTCGCCGAGGGCGCCATCGACGAGGCACGCTTCTTTCTGGAGGCGCTGGTGATCGACGGGCAGATGCTCGCAGGCCTGCTCGACACCGCGGCATCCGGTTATGGCCTTGCTGAGGCGATGACCCAGTCGATGCTGCGGGAACTCGCCGGGAGGCAGGCCTACGGGCTGGGCGCGCTCATGTCATCCGTACCGGCGATCGGCGGGCTGTTCCTCCTCGGGGCCGGTGTCAGCGTCGCAGGTTTCGCCGCGCTGGCCGCGATCGACCAGGGCTCCCTGGTCGCGCGCTGGCTGGAGATGAACCGGGAGGTGCTCAACGATCCCCGCACCGTGGAGCTGGTGAGACTCGGGGTGATGAGCGTCGACGATTTCGGAGGCGGCCTGCTCGGCCTGCCCTCGGAGTTGGTCGCGTTCCTCGGCAGCGACCAGATCGCCGTGACCGGGCTCGCCGGCACGGCGACCGTGCTGACGGCGGGAGCCCGGGCGGTCGGTCTGCTCAGAGAGGGCCCCGTGGCGGCCACCCGCATGAGCAAGTCTCGGATCGACGCGACGGCGCCATCCGCGGTGCCCGCAGGTTTCGCCGACAGGGCGGCCCGCATCCCGCCGAGCCCTCAGCAGATTCGCATCGATCGCTACGAGGTCACGGGCGAGCCCGACCGCTTCGAGGTGTACATCGCGGGCACGAAGGACTTCTCACCCGTCACCGGAGAAGATCCGTGGGATCTGACGAGCAATCTGGGGCTCGTCTCCGGCAGCGAGCTCGCCGGCTCGACCCGCGCACTCGTACAGGCGATGGCCGACGCGGGCGTGACCGCGGAGACGCCCGTGATGCTGACCGGTCACTCGCAGGGCGCGATGCTCGCCATGGCGGTCGCGGGCTCGGGCGATTACGACGTGAGAGGCGTGCTCACCCTCGGTGGGCCGACCGGGCAGATGGACTCGCCCGATGTGCCCGTACTCAAGGTCGAACACGCGGGAGACCTCGTGATCGCCGCGGGCGGGCTCGAGAAGAGCACCACTGCCGTCATCGTCACCCGTGACCTCTTCGCCAACACCACCGTGCCGCTGGGCACGCTCCTGCCCTCCCATGATCTGTCGCGCTACCAGCAGACCGCCGCGCTCATCGATGGCAGTGGCGAAGCGCACGTGACCGCTGTGGGAAAGTCGTTCGACTCCTTCACCAGGGGCGCCGTGAGCGTCGAGACGAGCACCTGGCAGGCCCGTCGCATCAGCGAAGACGCGACGGCCACCCGCTGATGTGCGCGGTCACCGACGCCTGTGAAGCCGGGGTCAGGTTAGCGGCGGGCCGAGGAGCCCAACACCGGCCGCAGAACGATGGAGATCAGCCAGCTCAGGATGGCCAGCACCACGGCACCGAGAACACCCCACCAGAATCCGTCGACGACGAGGCCGAAGCCGAGCAGGCCGGTCAGCCAGGCCACCAGCATCAGCAGCAGCGCGTTGACGACGAGGGCGATCAGCCCGAGCGTCAGGATGTACAGCGGGAATGCGACGATGCGCACCAGATTGCCGATGAACCCGTTCACCACGCCGAAGACGAGAGCCACCAGCAGATAGGTGAGCACCACCGCCAGGGTGTCGCCAGGCGCGAACGGCACCACGCGCACACCGGCCACAAGGAGGGTCGTCAACCAGAGGGCGAGGGCATTGATCAGCAGGCGCACAAGAAAGCGGGACATGACCCCACTATCGCAGCCGACGCGGCGTCGATCAACGCTCGTGCGTAAAGTTGCATGGGTGACCACCGCAGAGAACCCGCCCGTGCGCATCCGCCCCGAGATCGCAGCGACACAGCCCTACCGACAAGGCAGGCAGGCCGCGCCGGATGCCTTCAAGCTGTCGTCGAACGAGAGCCCCTTCGCGCCGCACCCCGCCGTGACCGCCGCCATCGCCGAGGCCACGATCAATCGCTACCCGGATGCATCCGCTCAGGCACTGCGTGATGTGCTCGCCGCTCGCCATGGCGTCAGCAGCGACATGGTGCACGTGGGGGCCGGCTCCGTCTCGATCCTGTCGCAGCTCATCCAGGCCGTCGCAGGGCCCGGCGACGAGGTCATCTACTCGTGGCGCTCCTTCGAGGCCTACCCCGGGCTCGTCACCGTCGCCGGTGCGAACAGCGTTCAGGTGCCGAGTCTGACCGACCACCGGCACGACCTGCCCGCCATGGCCGCCGCCGTCACCGAGCGCACGCGCGCCATCATCGTCTGCTCCCCCAACAACCCGACCGGGACGATCGTCACAGAAGACGAGTTCACCGCATTCATGGCCGAGGTGCCCCGCAGCGTGCTCGTCATGTTCGACGAGGCCTACATCGAGTTCGCGGGGCCGGATGCGGCGCGCGGTCCTGCTCTGCTGGCCGAGCATCCGAATCTCGTCGTACTCAAGACCTTCTCCAAGGCGTACGGGCTCGCCGGCCTGCGCATCGGCTACGGCCTCGGTGCCCCATACATTCTCGACGCCGCGCGCGCCACCGCCATCCCGCTCTCCGTCACGGAGCAGGGCCAGCGGGCCG carries:
- a CDS encoding single-stranded DNA-binding protein, which gives rise to MAGETVITVVGNLTSDPELRYTQNGLAVANFTIASTPRTFDRASNEWKDGEALFLRASVWREFAEHVAGSLTKGSRVIATGRLKQRNYETKEGEKRTSFEIEIDEIGPSLRYATAQLTRTSSGREGGGGGGGQRGQVADEPWAAAAPASSTSGGDVWNTPGNYSDETPF
- a CDS encoding long-chain-fatty-acid--CoA ligase, with product MQSVPLSIPMIFHRAEQISGMKRITTAEAGAVRHTTVAEWAVRVRRLAAALDALDVPARARVATFAWNTDRHLELYFAVPCADRVLHPLNIRMSAEQLRHVIEEAQDDVIVVELSLLERIWPLAERLDRIRHWVVIDDGSGADRPDDDRIIDYEELLSSVEPFSGRFSVEDETSAASICHTSGTTGNPKGVVYSHRSTVLHSLGGMAAGLVGISERDTVMPIVPMFHANGWGLPYTALFAGADLVLPGSDLSPRSLLRLVEDHRVSVMAAVPAIWSGMLPQLEEADLSSLRIVLGGGSATPPPLAAEWERRVGVPIMHTWGMTELNPTGAIGGLRSYHDGVSQAEREKVLARQGQPALFVELRVADVDSGLLLPHDDVSTGELQAHGPTVAAAYLGDVGHELLTDDGWLRTGDIASIDEFGYVTIHDRIKDLIKSGGEWIPSIDLENAICALPSVAEAAVVARPDPKWLERPVAFVVMQRGESGSAQSILDELRNRVPKWWLPDEIRFIDALPRNTTGKVAKDVLRTLATSPNRG
- a CDS encoding low molecular weight protein-tyrosine-phosphatase; translated protein: MSFDRTLDESALFRICFVCTGNICRSPMAEVMFRDMVAKAGHSKSIAVMSAGTGDWHVGERSDERTIATLADGGFDGTGHRARQFDPDWFDKLDLVVAFDRSQERILKNWASTETDRSKVQLLLSFDPEQQQLDIPDPYYSDAALFETVRRTIHQASAALFRQIEPAIRRGVS
- the dnaB gene encoding replicative DNA helicase gives rise to the protein MSIAHLGLAGSSERSSEQRPSERTPPHDLLAEQSALGGMMLSKDATADVIESVRAIDFYIPKHEIIFDAILSLYSHGEPTDVIAVTDELTKTGELTRAGGADYLHTLTGVVPTAANAGFYASIVAEKAVLRRLVEAGTRIVQMGYASEGEVVDLVNNAQAEIYAVAGGVEAEDFIPLTVAVTTAIDEIEAAKGNDGSMTGVPTGFAELDDLTNGFHPGQMIIVAARPALGKSTLALDFARAASIKHDMPSIFFSLEMGRSEIAMRLLSAEAAVPLQSMRKGTVDARDWTTIASTRGRINDAPLYIDDSPNMTLVEIRAKCRRLKQKVGLKMIIIDYMQLMTSGKRVESRQQEVSEFSRALKLLAKELQVPVIALSQLNRGPEQRTDKMPALSDLRESGSLEQDADMVILLHRESAYEKENPRAGEADLIVAKHRNGPTRTVTVAFQGHFSRFTDMAPA
- the purB gene encoding adenylosuccinate lyase — its product is MTPLPPQPLSPLDGRYRAAVSDLGEQLSEAGLNRARVQVEVEWLVFLTDRSLFGSSPLSDEQKAALRAVVTDFGQEAIDALAREEAVTRHDVKAVEYYVRAQLSRLGLDSIAELTHFACTSEDVNNLSYALTVRAAVADTWLPRIRTLIDTLEQRALDYRDTPMLALTHGQPATPTTMGKELAVFVHRLRRVLARIDRVEYLGKFSGATGTFAAHQVADPGQDWPALSEEFVTGLGLVWNPLTTQIESHDWQAELYQAVNHAGRILHNLCTDVWTYISMGYFTQTPVKGATGSSTMPHKINPIRFENAEANLELAGALLESLAQTLVTSRLQRDLTDSTTQRNIGVAFGHSLLAIDNIQRGLAEINLNEAKLAADLDSNWEVLAEAIQTVVRAEVTAGRSQIKDPYALLKELTRGNRVDHAQLLAFVEGLDIGAAAKERLAALTPATYTGLASGLVDYLKTPPTA
- the rplI gene encoding 50S ribosomal protein L9, which codes for MSKLILTHEVTGLGTPGDIVEVKNGFARNYLVPQGLAVAWSRGGEKQIEQIKAARSAREHATVEEAKDLKLKLEATKVKLTIKAGKEGRLFGSVKNADIADAVAAAGIGTVDKRKIEITSPIKVTGEHEATVRLRDDLVATITIQVVAAK
- a CDS encoding phage holin family protein — its product is MSRFLVRLLINALALWLTTLLVAGVRVVPFAPGDTLAVVLTYLLVALVFGVVNGFIGNLVRIVAFPLYILTLGLIALVVNALLLMLVAWLTGLLGFGLVVDGFWWGVLGAVVLAILSWLISIVLRPVLGSSARR
- the rpsR gene encoding 30S ribosomal protein S18 — translated: MAGKSSGDRRKPLRNMKGGKNAAPAKSIRVGVIDYKDVATLRKFISERGKIRARRITGVSVQEQRLIARAVKNAREMALLPYAGSGR
- a CDS encoding inositol-3-phosphate synthase, whose amino-acid sequence is MSIRVALAGVGNCANSLIQGVTFYRDAADGDVVPGLMHTRFGGYGVGDVEFVAAFDVDATKVGLDLAEAMWAGQNDTYRFADVTPTGVTVQRGPTLDGLGEYYRDSIEESSEHPVDVAQALRDSRADVLVIYLPVGSEEAARHYAQAALDAGVAVVNALPVFIASDPVWAQKFVDAGLPIVGDDIKSQLGATITHRVLARLFEERGLVLDRTYQLNVGGNMDFKNMLERRRLESKKISKTQAVTSNLDATIDPDNVHIGPSDHVPWLTDRKVAYVRLEGHGFGNAPTSLEYKLEVWDSPNSAGVIIDAVRAAKLALDAGIAGPLEAASAYFMKSPAKQLPDPVARELLEQFIRDSGK